CAGCCGGGATCCGGCGCTGAATGCCATGGTGCAGCGGGTGGGCCGGCGCATCGCCGCGGTGGCCCAACTTCCCAATGCCCAGTGGGAATTTGTGGTCTTTGAAAGCAAGGAGGCCAACGCCTTCTGCCTGCCGGGAGGCAAGATTGGCATTTACACGGGGATTCTGCCCATCACACAGAATGATGCCGGGCTCGCGGCGGTGATGGGACACGAAGTGGCGCATGCCACCGCCCGGCATGGCGCGGAGCGGGTGAGTGAAGCGGTGGCCCTGGAGGCGGCGGGCAAGGCCCTGGGGGCCTCGTTGTCCGGCAGTGATCCCAAAGTGCAGGCGGCGGCCATGACGGCTTATGGTTTGGGGGCCACGCTGGGGCGGACGTTGCCGCACAGCCGCAAGCAGGAGGAGGAG
This sequence is a window from Verrucomicrobiia bacterium. Protein-coding genes within it:
- a CDS encoding M48 family metallopeptidase — its product is MKMSPVNNPAVWLALAMAGWLAGCTTVGETGRRQLMLLTPGEEMTLGLTSFEKLKKELPISRDPALNAMVQRVGRRIAAVAQLPNAQWEFVVFESKEANAFCLPGGKIGIYTGILPITQNDAGLAAVMGHEVAHATARHGAERVSEAVALEAAGKALGASLSGSDPKVQAAAMTAYGLGATLGRTLPHSRKQEEEADYIGLKYMARAGYDPEEAIRFWERFAAYNRQQGGGGPPWFLRTHPLDEKRIAKLREWLPEARAEYRPQ